From the Candidatus Aegiribacteria sp. genome, the window CGGGTTCTCAAGCCATACAATGCCGTGCTGATAAACGCTCAGAGCAATATCCGTGTTGAAATCGCAGTTGAAATCTCCGAGAACAAAACCCATACCAGTTCCGGAAAAGATCTGGATCGTATCCGGAACCCAGATTGAGTTACCCTGGTTCCAGTACATTATGGTCGTACATCCTCTTATGCCAGCTATATCCGGATCACCATCTCCATCGAAATCCGATACTGCATAGTTATAGAGGAGTGGTATGCTCAGAGAGTCTGATTCCCATTCCAATCCATAATCCAGGTTGAACAGCAGTATGAATGAGTTGCTGATTGTTTGTATAAGAACATCGATATCTCCATCACAGTCGAAATCAGCTGCCGCCGCGGATTTTGACCTGATG encodes:
- a CDS encoding VCBS repeat-containing protein gives rise to the protein MSLRIIISMMIVSGSVFAGTSIQTDWSGGPGLQGPVIEWGNCFWGAENANWLECPGGLILGNCSEVHLVDSIRSKSAAAADFDCDGDIDVLIQTISNSFILLFNLDYGLEWESDSLSIPLLYNYAVSDFDGDGDPDIAGIRGCTTIMYWNQGNSIWVPDTIQIFSGTGMGFVLGDFNCDFNTDIALSVYQHGIVWLENPGGSGVWTCWEVSPSAAISKIMCSGDIDGDGDTDLISCKNDSILIYVNQDTGLTW